One Curtobacterium sp. MCLR17_007 DNA window includes the following coding sequences:
- a CDS encoding NUDIX domain-containing protein — translation MTTYRDASGKRLSDYPRPSVAVDTAVLTVPVGGPLSVLQVRDQVDGDWRLPGTFVHEGERLADAVLRSLRDKAGVTGLAPRQLHVFDDPARDDRGWVLSVAHLDVVPASLLSTTIGSAASRVVPVADATGMVHGHDDILRAAVAQFRQDHRGAPDPHGLLPSPFTMSALRGLHEAVLGERLLPDSFRRAMVPMLTATGERAAEGPGKPAALYRPTP, via the coding sequence ATGACCACGTACCGCGATGCCAGCGGCAAGCGCCTGTCCGACTACCCACGGCCCTCCGTCGCGGTCGACACCGCCGTGCTGACCGTGCCGGTCGGGGGTCCGTTGTCGGTGCTGCAGGTGCGCGACCAGGTCGACGGGGACTGGCGCCTGCCGGGAACGTTCGTGCACGAGGGCGAGCGACTGGCAGACGCGGTGCTGCGATCACTGCGCGACAAGGCCGGCGTGACGGGGCTGGCGCCGCGGCAGTTGCACGTGTTCGACGACCCGGCGCGGGACGACCGGGGGTGGGTGCTGTCGGTGGCGCACCTCGACGTGGTACCGGCTTCGCTGCTGTCGACCACGATCGGCTCCGCTGCGTCCCGCGTCGTGCCCGTCGCCGACGCCACCGGGATGGTGCACGGGCACGACGACATCCTCAGGGCAGCGGTGGCGCAGTTCCGACAGGACCACCGGGGCGCACCGGACCCGCACGGACTGCTGCCCTCGCCGTTCACGATGTCGGCGCTTCGCGGACTGCACGAGGCGGTGCTCGGCGAGCGGCTGTTGCCGGACTCGTTCCGGCGGGCGATGGTGCCGATGCTGACGGCGACCGGGGAGCGTGCGGCGGAGGGGCCGGGGAAGCCGGCGGCGCTGTACCGGCCGACGCCGTAA
- a CDS encoding helicase-related protein has product MIEAVPGAQESQRPNVAPGSVVLVRDAEWLVLSTAPTGSGLLVTAQGLSELVRDTTATFYSDLDDIEPLDPAQAKVQADDSSGYRRAKLWLEATLRKTPVPLHEDALTVSTQMLADPLDYQRAAVRKALDRDNLRPRLLIADAVGLGKTIEIGMILSELVRRGRGERILIVTPKHVLEQMQQEMWTKFALPFVRLDSLGIQRVRQTLPATRNPFSMYKRAIISVDTLKQSQYRSHLEKQRWDAVVIDEAHNVMNNTTLNGELAGRLAPQTDALILASATPHNGKKDSFARLVRLLDPTAVTPEGDLIEDEVKRLIIRRHRNSPAVAMEVGADWAERQEPNNVLVTPSPAETAIADELSTVWLHPRGGHSPYSGENASLFPWTLAKAFLSSPSALDESVRERLKRLRKGDADADVQREIDALERLEQLTLTALSSSSGKYDALLQHAKSIGVGPKSEERLVVFSERVATLHWLRQKLAKDLKLSDKQIRVMHGGLTDQEQQELVDSFKQSASPIRVLITGDVASEGVNLHSQCHELVHFDIPWSLIRIEQRNGRIDRYGQKHSPRITTLLLDVDDDEFSGDIRVLRNLLERETEAHAALGDVASLMGEYSAAAEESAIRDVLLRKRSFDDAVPTVEATLEDGDEITRLMAELAAEQASESSSEGRGVPENAPESTAAGAEQRDKADIGTGLFSDLVSFLDTALAERFTVPTADVDHGGVAWSRTNAIAQLEPTADLRQRLEVLPQSYLRDRRVTERLLLATTPIQGKAEVDSAINDKSSPSTWPHAHFLGPLHPVLDWAADSALSRLGRNRVYAVRGAVDYPVVLVHATLTNRAGQVVAGSFLTVDFPDVEQHSFHFTQPHADARAALAHVGFTSDVKTNPGAIDAAPLQRLIPTAVEAARSQAVQQMEATADDIRLRVHQWAARIDDWQGSAAEQTQLRGLREHRDRVDDESKLVDRMTPNQHFVRPLLVVVPADSPTAPEEHPGSEH; this is encoded by the coding sequence ATGATCGAAGCAGTTCCGGGTGCTCAGGAGTCCCAGCGGCCGAACGTCGCGCCGGGGAGTGTCGTCCTCGTCCGCGACGCCGAGTGGCTGGTGCTCTCGACGGCGCCGACCGGCTCCGGTCTCCTCGTCACCGCTCAAGGGCTCTCCGAGCTCGTCCGCGACACCACGGCGACCTTCTACAGCGACCTCGACGACATCGAGCCACTTGACCCCGCTCAGGCGAAGGTCCAAGCTGACGACTCGTCGGGGTACCGCCGCGCGAAACTCTGGCTCGAGGCCACCCTCCGGAAGACCCCGGTGCCGCTGCACGAGGACGCACTCACCGTTTCGACGCAAATGCTTGCCGACCCGCTCGACTACCAGCGCGCAGCGGTCCGCAAGGCCCTCGACCGCGACAACCTCCGACCTCGCCTGCTCATCGCCGACGCCGTCGGACTCGGCAAGACGATCGAGATCGGGATGATCCTCTCCGAGCTCGTGCGGCGCGGCCGCGGCGAGCGGATCCTCATCGTGACGCCGAAGCACGTGCTCGAGCAGATGCAGCAGGAGATGTGGACGAAGTTCGCGCTCCCCTTCGTCCGCCTCGACTCCCTCGGGATCCAACGCGTCCGCCAGACGCTCCCGGCGACCCGCAACCCCTTCAGCATGTACAAGCGAGCCATCATCTCGGTGGACACGCTGAAGCAGAGCCAGTACCGCAGTCACCTCGAGAAGCAGCGATGGGACGCGGTCGTCATCGACGAAGCGCACAACGTCATGAACAACACGACGTTGAACGGCGAACTCGCGGGTCGTCTCGCACCACAGACGGACGCGCTGATCCTTGCTTCCGCGACACCGCACAACGGCAAGAAGGACTCCTTCGCACGACTCGTGCGCTTGCTCGATCCGACAGCGGTGACGCCCGAAGGTGACCTCATCGAGGACGAGGTGAAGCGGCTCATCATCCGCCGGCACCGGAACAGCCCCGCCGTCGCGATGGAGGTCGGCGCGGACTGGGCGGAACGGCAGGAGCCGAACAACGTCTTGGTGACCCCGTCTCCGGCAGAGACGGCCATCGCTGACGAGCTCTCGACGGTCTGGCTCCACCCGCGTGGCGGGCACTCGCCGTACTCGGGCGAGAACGCTTCGCTCTTCCCGTGGACACTCGCCAAGGCGTTCCTGTCGTCACCGAGCGCGCTCGACGAATCAGTGCGCGAGCGTCTCAAGCGACTCCGGAAGGGCGATGCTGACGCAGACGTGCAGCGAGAGATTGACGCGCTGGAGCGGCTCGAGCAGCTGACCCTCACTGCGCTCAGTTCGAGCTCGGGCAAGTACGACGCACTCCTGCAGCACGCGAAGAGCATCGGCGTCGGTCCGAAGTCCGAGGAACGCCTGGTGGTGTTCTCCGAGCGTGTCGCGACCTTGCACTGGCTCCGGCAGAAGCTCGCGAAGGACCTCAAGCTCTCGGACAAGCAGATCCGTGTGATGCACGGCGGTCTGACGGACCAGGAGCAGCAGGAACTCGTGGACAGCTTCAAGCAGTCTGCCTCCCCCATCCGCGTCCTGATCACCGGCGACGTCGCGAGTGAGGGCGTGAATCTCCACTCCCAGTGCCACGAACTCGTGCACTTCGACATCCCGTGGAGCCTCATCCGCATCGAGCAGCGCAACGGCCGCATCGACCGATACGGCCAGAAGCACTCCCCTCGCATCACGACCCTGCTGCTCGACGTCGACGATGACGAGTTCTCGGGTGACATCCGTGTGCTCAGGAACCTGCTCGAACGCGAGACCGAGGCACACGCGGCTCTGGGTGACGTCGCTTCGCTGATGGGTGAGTACAGCGCTGCCGCCGAGGAGTCGGCGATCCGCGACGTGCTGCTCCGCAAGCGCAGCTTCGACGACGCGGTGCCGACCGTCGAAGCGACCCTCGAGGACGGTGACGAGATCACGCGGCTCATGGCGGAACTCGCGGCTGAGCAGGCGAGCGAGAGCAGCAGCGAGGGCAGAGGTGTACCCGAGAACGCGCCGGAGAGCACGGCAGCTGGCGCAGAGCAGCGCGACAAGGCTGACATCGGCACCGGTCTGTTCTCCGATCTGGTCTCCTTCCTCGACACGGCGCTGGCCGAGCGCTTCACCGTCCCGACCGCTGACGTCGACCACGGTGGTGTCGCGTGGTCACGCACGAACGCGATCGCGCAGCTCGAACCGACCGCCGACCTTCGTCAACGACTCGAGGTCCTCCCGCAGTCGTACCTCCGAGACCGGCGGGTCACTGAGCGCCTCCTCCTGGCGACGACTCCGATCCAGGGCAAAGCCGAGGTCGACAGCGCGATCAATGACAAATCGAGCCCGTCGACCTGGCCACACGCGCACTTCCTCGGTCCGCTGCACCCCGTCCTCGACTGGGCTGCCGACAGCGCACTCTCCAGGCTCGGTCGGAACCGGGTCTATGCCGTCCGCGGCGCCGTGGACTACCCCGTCGTCCTCGTCCATGCCACCCTGACGAACCGAGCCGGCCAGGTCGTCGCAGGTTCCTTCCTCACCGTCGACTTCCCCGACGTCGAGCAGCACTCGTTCCACTTCACACAGCCGCACGCCGACGCGCGCGCGGCGCTGGCCCACGTCGGGTTCACGTCCGACGTGAAGACGAACCCGGGTGCGATCGACGCCGCACCGCTGCAGCGGTTGATCCCCACGGCAGTCGAAGCCGCCCGCAGCCAGGCGGTCCAGCAGATGGAGGCAACGGCAGACGACATCCGCCTCCGTGTGCATCAATGGGCCGCGCGGATCGACGACTGGCAGGGCTCAGCGGCTGAACAGACCCAACTGCGCGGGCTCCGAGAACACCGCGACCGTGTCGACGACGAATCAAAGCTCGTGGACCGCATGACGCCGAACCAGCACTTCGTGCGTCCCCTGCTGGTCGTCGTCCCCGCGGACAGCCCCACAGCCCCCGAAGAACACCCTGGAAGCGAGCACTGA
- a CDS encoding MupG family TIM beta-alpha barrel fold protein: MRLGASAYLAHASLAGRTFSAAAEAGATLAFTSLHIPEDSAAGARAAATAIVSAAASSGLSVVADVSPNTARLLGDSPWEFLRSIGVARVRIDFGFSVAEIRSIASVLPIALNASTLRADDLAPFADLDVELIHNFYPREWTGLALASVTSSVSVARQFGWRVGAFIAGDSVRRGPLGEGLPTVEEHRNSPPLFQALSLVDAGVDDVYVGDPALTHHSWSRLGSFVREDLVVLDGVAAPGVHPAVIDALAIPDRNRPDAAEAMIRLEHSRERFAGLPLPEVGGQPRPAGSVTVQLASAGRYCGEVALVLRDLPPDRRVAQLGRLPSLLTERTDSLKSANQALSIRIATNRN; encoded by the coding sequence ATGCGGTTGGGCGCGAGCGCGTACCTGGCGCATGCTTCGCTGGCGGGTCGGACCTTCTCGGCCGCGGCGGAGGCGGGTGCGACGCTCGCGTTCACCTCGTTGCACATCCCGGAGGACTCCGCCGCCGGCGCACGAGCCGCGGCGACCGCGATCGTCTCGGCAGCCGCTTCGTCGGGCCTGTCGGTCGTCGCCGATGTCTCCCCCAACACCGCTCGGCTGCTCGGCGATTCGCCGTGGGAGTTCCTGCGGTCGATCGGGGTGGCGCGGGTGCGGATCGACTTCGGGTTCTCGGTCGCGGAGATCCGTTCGATCGCCTCCGTCCTGCCGATTGCGCTCAACGCGAGCACACTGCGGGCCGATGACCTCGCGCCGTTCGCTGACCTGGATGTCGAGCTGATCCACAACTTCTACCCGCGGGAGTGGACGGGACTGGCGCTGGCTTCCGTCACATCGTCAGTGTCCGTCGCGCGGCAGTTCGGGTGGCGGGTCGGGGCGTTCATCGCTGGAGACTCAGTCCGTCGAGGGCCGCTGGGCGAGGGGCTGCCGACCGTCGAGGAGCACCGGAACTCGCCGCCACTGTTCCAGGCGCTGTCGCTCGTCGACGCAGGTGTGGACGACGTGTACGTCGGGGATCCGGCGTTGACTCATCACTCGTGGTCGCGCCTCGGGTCTTTCGTCCGCGAGGACCTCGTTGTGCTCGATGGGGTTGCGGCGCCGGGCGTGCACCCGGCGGTCATCGATGCGCTGGCGATCCCCGACCGGAACCGTCCCGACGCTGCCGAGGCGATGATCCGGCTGGAACACTCGCGGGAGCGGTTCGCCGGGTTGCCGCTGCCCGAGGTCGGCGGGCAGCCGAGGCCGGCGGGCTCGGTCACCGTGCAGTTGGCGTCGGCGGGAAGGTACTGCGGCGAGGTGGCCCTGGTGCTGCGAGACCTTCCACCCGATCGTCGGGTCGCCCAACTTGGCCGACTTCCCTCACTTCTGACAGAGCGAACCGACAGCTTGAAATCAGCTAATCAAGCGCTATCGATTCGGATCGCCACCAACCGAAATTGA
- the murQ gene encoding N-acetylmuramic acid 6-phosphate etherase — protein MHHDRLRDELKDLTTEATDASLDDIDLVSTLEAAQRMNAGDRSVPAAVEPCLPAIAEAADRIAAAFARGGRLVYVGAGTPGRLGVLDASECPPTFGTDPSQVVGVIAGGQVALTTAVEGAEDDEAAAVRDLDALGLTEDDVVVGISASGRTPYVIAAIREARRRSACSVSVACNAGSAAGRHADIAIDVVVGPEFIAGSTRLKAGTAQKLVLNMLTTLAMVRSNKTYGNRMVDVRATNAKLVARAFTLVQDVTGAPDASVSAALAESDGEVKTAIAVILTGSSADTVRQRLADASGSLRAVL, from the coding sequence ATGCACCACGACCGCCTGCGCGACGAACTCAAGGACCTCACCACCGAGGCCACCGACGCGAGCCTCGACGACATCGACCTGGTCTCCACCCTCGAAGCTGCCCAGCGCATGAATGCCGGCGACCGCAGCGTGCCTGCGGCCGTCGAGCCGTGCCTCCCGGCCATCGCCGAAGCGGCCGACCGCATCGCCGCAGCGTTCGCGCGCGGCGGCAGACTCGTCTACGTCGGCGCCGGCACGCCGGGCCGGCTGGGCGTCCTCGACGCCAGCGAATGCCCGCCCACCTTCGGCACCGACCCGTCGCAGGTCGTCGGCGTGATCGCCGGTGGCCAGGTCGCGTTGACGACCGCCGTCGAGGGTGCGGAAGACGACGAAGCAGCCGCGGTCCGCGACCTCGACGCGCTCGGTCTGACCGAGGACGACGTGGTCGTCGGGATCAGCGCGTCCGGCAGGACGCCCTACGTGATCGCCGCCATCCGGGAGGCCCGCCGCCGCTCCGCCTGCTCGGTCTCGGTCGCGTGCAACGCGGGTTCGGCCGCGGGGCGGCACGCCGACATCGCCATCGACGTCGTCGTCGGCCCGGAGTTCATCGCCGGTTCCACCCGCCTGAAGGCGGGGACCGCGCAGAAGCTCGTCCTCAACATGCTCACCACGCTCGCGATGGTGCGCAGCAACAAGACCTACGGCAACCGCATGGTCGACGTGCGTGCCACGAACGCCAAGCTCGTCGCCCGGGCGTTCACGCTCGTGCAGGACGTGACCGGGGCCCCTGATGCGTCGGTCTCTGCTGCCCTGGCGGAGAGCGACGGCGAGGTGAAGACCGCCATCGCGGTGATCCTCACCGGGTCGTCCGCGGACACGGTCCGCCAGCGTCTCGCCGATGCCTCCGGTTCCCTCCGAGCCGTCCTCTGA
- a CDS encoding NUDIX domain-containing protein, which produces MTRSPGTGGWGLPGTFVHEGERLADAALRWPREKAGVTGLAPRQLHVFDDPVRDDRGWVLSVARLDVVPAAALQTDDADGDRGASGGGAVETGGAVPAVAVSARSVRRIPT; this is translated from the coding sequence GTGACCAGGTCGCCGGGGACTGGGGGCTGGGGGCTGCCGGGCACGTTCGTCCACGAGGGTGAACGGCTCGCTGACGCTGCGCTGCGGTGGCCGCGGGAGAAGGCCGGCGTGACCGGGCTCGCGCCGCGGCAGCTGCATGTGTTCGATGACCCCGTGCGGGACGACCGGGGTTGGGTGCTGTCGGTGGCACGCCTGGACGTGGTGCCGGCTGCTGCTCTGCAGACTGACGATGCTGACGGCGACCGGGGAGCGAGCGGCGGAGGGGCCGTGGAAACTGGCGGCGCTGTACCGGCCGTAGCGGTATCGGCCCGATCTGTGCGGAGAATCCCGACCTGA
- a CDS encoding MurR/RpiR family transcriptional regulator, translated as MPETHTATVRPDRADAFALVRTQSATMPLGMRAIADAVLANPKDSANGSAADLATRAAVSAATVSRFARHLGFASYAELQRSMTRAVERGIHDHGEIHAGVGVDDDVATVIAKVTEDVRAVMTDTRAALDPASLERAAEAVQHARRVVLYGVGASGIVARDLHLKLERIGIASSIADDPHNALTLASVVDERDVVVLVSHSGTTTEVLEVADEAQRRGSGVVAITGHRGTALTRAADHVLLGVAGAESDLRPAAMGSRMSQLAIVDALFIVVAQRTDDRSRPLLARSRAAVRTHHRS; from the coding sequence ATGCCGGAGACACACACCGCCACGGTCCGCCCCGACCGCGCCGACGCGTTCGCGCTCGTGCGGACCCAGTCAGCGACGATGCCGCTGGGCATGCGGGCGATCGCCGACGCCGTCCTGGCCAACCCGAAGGACAGCGCCAACGGCAGCGCCGCCGACCTCGCCACCCGCGCTGCCGTCAGTGCCGCGACCGTCTCCCGCTTCGCGCGGCACCTCGGCTTCGCCAGCTACGCCGAGCTCCAGCGCAGCATGACCCGTGCCGTCGAGCGCGGCATCCACGATCACGGCGAGATCCACGCCGGCGTGGGGGTCGATGACGACGTCGCAACCGTCATCGCGAAGGTCACCGAGGACGTCCGCGCCGTGATGACCGACACCCGCGCGGCACTCGACCCGGCTTCGCTCGAGCGCGCTGCCGAGGCCGTGCAGCACGCCCGCCGTGTCGTCCTGTACGGCGTCGGGGCGTCCGGCATCGTCGCCCGCGACCTGCACCTCAAGCTCGAGCGCATCGGCATCGCGAGCTCGATCGCCGACGACCCGCACAACGCCCTGACCCTGGCGAGCGTGGTCGACGAGCGAGACGTCGTCGTCCTGGTCAGCCACTCGGGCACGACGACCGAGGTCCTCGAGGTCGCGGACGAAGCACAGCGGCGCGGCTCCGGCGTGGTCGCGATCACCGGGCACCGCGGCACCGCACTCACCCGGGCCGCTGACCACGTCCTGCTCGGGGTCGCCGGGGCCGAGAGCGACCTGCGCCCTGCGGCGATGGGCAGCCGGATGAGCCAGCTCGCCATCGTCGATGCGCTGTTCATCGTCGTCGCCCAGCGCACCGACGACCGTTCCCGCCCCCTCCTCGCCCGCAGCCGCGCCGCTGTCCGCACGCACCACCGATCCTGA
- a CDS encoding ADP-ribosylglycohydrolase family protein, translating to MTNTHDRAVGAVLGSAAGDALGAGYEFKPAVPEPTPIRMAGGGSFGWAPGEWTDDTSMAVPILRTVARGGDPASEAALDGLVAAWSSWAVNAPDVGIQTRNVLTGLGPREPVPARRGACGAAGRPSSWGEAHTASHARASARQEHDYKGQSAGNGSLMRTAPLVLGYVTGAADEERELAAAARAISDLTHYESDAGDACVLWCVAIRHAVLTGELDVRRGLDLIDPSSRDVWAERLTTAEQSEPVDFTDSNGWVVSALQAAYAAVRRSDSLEDALVRAVRTGNDTDTVAAIAGGLAGAVYGASALPAAWRELLHGWPGLRADDLVALSEQALQARRA from the coding sequence ATGACGAACACCCACGACCGCGCCGTCGGCGCCGTCCTCGGCTCCGCAGCAGGCGACGCCCTCGGCGCCGGCTACGAGTTCAAGCCCGCCGTCCCGGAACCGACACCGATCCGCATGGCCGGCGGAGGGTCGTTCGGCTGGGCCCCCGGCGAGTGGACGGACGACACGAGCATGGCCGTGCCGATCCTCCGCACCGTGGCGCGCGGTGGCGACCCGGCGTCCGAGGCTGCACTCGACGGCCTGGTGGCCGCCTGGTCGAGCTGGGCGGTCAACGCGCCCGACGTCGGCATCCAGACGCGCAACGTCCTGACCGGACTGGGCCCACGCGAGCCGGTTCCGGCGCGCCGCGGAGCTTGCGGAGCGGCGGGACGGCCGAGCTCGTGGGGAGAGGCGCACACCGCCTCCCACGCACGCGCGTCAGCCCGGCAGGAACATGACTACAAGGGCCAGTCGGCGGGCAACGGCTCGCTGATGCGGACCGCGCCGCTGGTCCTCGGGTACGTGACCGGCGCCGCCGACGAGGAGCGCGAACTGGCCGCCGCTGCTCGGGCGATCAGTGACCTGACCCACTACGAGTCCGACGCGGGCGACGCGTGCGTGCTCTGGTGCGTCGCGATCCGGCACGCGGTCCTGACCGGCGAGCTCGACGTCCGGCGCGGGCTGGACCTGATCGACCCGTCGTCACGCGACGTCTGGGCCGAGCGACTCACCACGGCGGAGCAGTCGGAGCCGGTGGACTTCACCGACTCGAACGGCTGGGTGGTGTCCGCGCTGCAGGCGGCCTACGCGGCGGTCAGGCGCAGTGACTCGCTCGAGGACGCACTGGTCCGCGCGGTCCGCACCGGCAACGACACCGACACGGTGGCCGCGATCGCCGGGGGCTTGGCCGGTGCCGTCTACGGGGCGTCAGCGCTGCCTGCGGCGTGGCGCGAGCTGCTGCACGGCTGGCCGGGACTGCGCGCGGACGATCTCGTCGCGCTGAGCGAGCAGGCGCTGCAGGCACGACGGGCCTGA
- a CDS encoding PTS transporter subunit EIIC, giving the protein MTDAQQLAQRILDTVGGSGNIADVENCMTRLRVEVVSTDAVALDELKSTDGVMAAIAAGSNLQIVLGPGLVDRVAVDLEALRASAPPAAAGGSGASGAAGASGSSGASGASPDELAARGASIKATARSRADGRTMRAIRKISAIFIPLIPALIACGLIAGINGILTNLGWLPGVTPFLGVLSSGFLSLLAVFVGMNAAKEFGGTPILGGAVGAVVVAAGVANVTVFGQTLAPGQGGVLGAMAGGILAAYVERFMRRHTPDVIALIVVPTVTVLVAGSITLGILMSVAGVVSVAIGGAATWLLANGGAFAGFILGGLFLPLVMTGMHQALTPIHTTLIDQTGWTVLLPVLAMGGAGQIGAALALWMRFRRNEALSRTIRGALPAGLLGVGEPLIYGVTLPLGRPFITACIGGAFGGGVVGLYDQLGHSVGAIAIGASDLSLLPLLNGSSGYGWALLGYGSGLVVAYVVGFVATLLFGVSASVKADLEEQSVPGAPLDLVSSAVPADATDAPPAAGAAGTAGAGSAAGSAAGSARAGASR; this is encoded by the coding sequence ATGACCGATGCACAGCAACTCGCCCAGCGGATCCTCGACACCGTCGGAGGCTCCGGCAACATCGCCGACGTCGAGAACTGCATGACCCGGCTGCGGGTCGAGGTCGTCTCGACCGACGCGGTCGCGCTCGACGAGCTCAAGTCCACCGACGGCGTCATGGCCGCGATCGCGGCCGGCTCGAACCTGCAGATCGTGCTCGGCCCGGGTCTCGTCGACCGCGTGGCCGTCGACCTGGAGGCCCTGCGCGCCTCCGCCCCGCCGGCTGCGGCTGGTGGGTCGGGTGCGTCGGGGGCCGCGGGTGCTTCGGGCTCGTCGGGTGCGTCGGGTGCGTCGCCTGACGAGCTGGCGGCGCGCGGGGCGTCGATCAAGGCGACGGCTCGGTCCCGTGCCGATGGCCGCACCATGCGCGCCATCCGGAAGATCTCCGCGATCTTCATCCCGCTCATCCCCGCGCTGATCGCCTGCGGTCTGATCGCCGGGATCAACGGCATCCTGACGAACCTGGGGTGGCTGCCCGGTGTGACGCCGTTCCTCGGCGTCCTGTCGTCCGGGTTCCTGTCCCTGCTCGCCGTCTTCGTCGGGATGAACGCCGCGAAGGAGTTCGGCGGCACGCCGATCCTCGGTGGCGCTGTCGGCGCGGTCGTCGTCGCGGCCGGGGTCGCCAATGTGACCGTGTTCGGTCAGACGCTCGCGCCCGGGCAGGGTGGTGTGCTCGGCGCGATGGCCGGCGGCATCCTCGCTGCGTACGTCGAACGCTTCATGCGCCGGCACACGCCGGACGTCATCGCGCTCATCGTCGTGCCGACGGTCACGGTGCTCGTCGCGGGGTCGATCACCCTGGGCATCCTGATGTCGGTCGCCGGGGTCGTCTCCGTCGCGATCGGCGGCGCCGCCACGTGGCTGCTCGCCAACGGTGGCGCCTTCGCCGGGTTCATCCTCGGCGGTCTCTTCCTGCCGCTCGTCATGACCGGCATGCACCAGGCCCTCACCCCCATCCACACCACGCTGATCGACCAGACCGGGTGGACCGTGCTGCTGCCCGTCCTGGCGATGGGCGGTGCCGGGCAGATCGGCGCCGCGCTCGCACTGTGGATGCGCTTCCGTCGCAACGAGGCGCTGTCGCGGACCATCCGTGGCGCACTGCCGGCCGGGCTCCTCGGCGTCGGTGAGCCGCTCATCTACGGTGTGACGCTCCCCCTCGGTCGGCCGTTCATCACGGCCTGCATCGGTGGGGCGTTCGGTGGCGGTGTCGTCGGGCTGTACGACCAGCTCGGGCACTCCGTCGGGGCGATCGCCATCGGGGCGTCGGACCTGTCGCTCCTGCCGCTGCTGAACGGGTCGTCGGGCTACGGCTGGGCGCTGCTCGGGTACGGGTCGGGACTGGTCGTGGCTTACGTCGTCGGATTCGTGGCGACGCTGCTGTTCGGGGTGTCCGCGTCGGTCAAGGCCGATCTCGAGGAGCAGTCGGTTCCCGGTGCGCCGCTTGACCTGGTGTCGTCGGCCGTGCCGGCTGACGCGACCGATGCGCCTCCTGCTGCCGGGGCTGCGGGTACTGCTGGTGCTGGTTCCGCTGCTGGTTCCGCTGCTGGTTCCGCTCGGGCAGGGGCTTCGCGCTGA
- a CDS encoding PASTA domain-containing protein, translating to MFGFVPGLLYIGFVLAVLALVFGVLSLRRQESKGIAGTVLGGFGLVLSLFFGFTYAGLSTTPEVDAADSAVSNSSPLPSSTSDSAEVPDVVGSSMADAATKLRDAGFNVSAPGSENDDIVATQTPAADAEAGTGSTVTLTPVTELGTAVTNPAPAGTKFGMETWGRPDESSPDYRLWFDEYNDNYVPGDSWDAPDADKKYVTIKAHVEAIEAGVSAGLATYDVALTDADGNLYDATYVTGVEDVPSVTLGKGQSTEGTLVFEVPNTVSGGVLSFADGARFVKTS from the coding sequence GTGTTCGGGTTCGTACCCGGTCTGCTCTACATCGGCTTCGTACTGGCCGTGCTCGCCCTCGTTTTCGGCGTGCTCTCGCTCAGGCGACAGGAGTCGAAGGGGATCGCGGGCACCGTGCTCGGCGGTTTCGGGCTCGTCCTCTCCCTCTTCTTCGGGTTCACCTACGCCGGCCTCTCGACGACGCCTGAGGTCGACGCCGCCGACAGCGCCGTGAGCAACTCCAGTCCGTTGCCCTCGTCGACGAGCGACAGCGCTGAAGTACCCGATGTCGTTGGCAGTTCCATGGCGGATGCCGCAACGAAACTGCGCGATGCCGGGTTCAATGTCAGTGCTCCAGGAAGCGAGAACGACGACATCGTCGCGACGCAGACTCCAGCTGCTGACGCGGAAGCTGGAACAGGCTCGACGGTCACGCTCACGCCGGTGACCGAGCTCGGTACGGCCGTCACGAACCCGGCGCCCGCAGGGACGAAGTTCGGTATGGAGACATGGGGACGCCCGGACGAATCGTCGCCGGACTACCGTCTCTGGTTCGACGAGTACAACGACAACTACGTCCCGGGAGATTCGTGGGACGCGCCAGATGCCGACAAGAAGTACGTCACCATCAAGGCGCACGTGGAAGCGATTGAAGCTGGTGTGAGCGCCGGACTTGCGACCTACGACGTCGCCCTGACCGATGCGGACGGCAACCTGTACGACGCGACCTACGTGACGGGTGTCGAGGATGTCCCCAGTGTCACGCTCGGAAAGGGACAGTCCACCGAGGGCACGCTGGTGTTCGAGGTGCCGAACACCGTCAGCGGAGGGGTTCTGTCTTTCGCCGACGGGGCGCGCTTCGTCAAGACCAGTTGA